A single region of the Streptomyces sp. NBC_01262 genome encodes:
- a CDS encoding MerR family transcriptional regulator: MITIGQLAGYVGVSVKTIRVYHDKGLLPEPERDASGYRRYGARDAIDLIKIRTLAEAGVPLARIRDLRSATDEEFQQALREIDDELTARIRGLRATQRRLRQLAAGRLAPLPTEVSAHLEHLTSWGFTTRWVDLQRDLWILVFATHPDLAITLFPDQAEALADPALRQLFLDYDHAHDLDADDPRIADLARRIAEATRERYGADTLPGQDADSEIPALVQGTVNASSPAWQRLDTLIRAQLET; encoded by the coding sequence GTGATCACCATCGGGCAGCTGGCCGGGTACGTCGGAGTGTCGGTCAAGACCATCCGCGTCTATCACGACAAGGGACTGCTCCCCGAGCCCGAGCGCGACGCGTCCGGCTACCGGCGGTACGGCGCGCGTGACGCCATCGACCTGATCAAGATCCGGACCCTCGCCGAAGCCGGCGTCCCCCTCGCCCGCATCCGGGACCTGAGATCAGCGACCGACGAGGAGTTCCAGCAGGCGCTGCGCGAGATCGACGACGAGCTCACCGCCCGCATCCGTGGCCTGCGGGCGACGCAGCGGCGCCTGCGCCAACTCGCCGCCGGGCGTCTGGCACCGCTGCCCACCGAGGTCAGCGCTCATCTGGAGCACCTGACCAGCTGGGGATTCACCACTCGATGGGTGGACCTGCAACGCGACCTGTGGATCCTCGTGTTCGCCACCCACCCGGACCTGGCCATCACCCTGTTCCCCGACCAGGCCGAGGCCCTGGCCGACCCGGCGCTGCGGCAACTCTTCCTCGACTACGACCACGCTCACGACCTCGACGCCGACGATCCCCGCATCGCCGACCTCGCCCGCCGGATCGCCGAGGCGACCCGGGAACGCTACGGCGCCGACACCCTGCCCGGGCAGGACGCGGACTCCGAGATCCCGGCCCTCGTCCAGGGCACGGTCAACGCCTCATCCCCGGCATGGCAGCGACTCGACACCCTGATCCGCGCACAACTGGAAACGTGA
- a CDS encoding DUF3592 domain-containing protein, translating to MPDAAVATVAGFTVVSGAVAMLTGIAGLQGIHRLRRVGVEAWALVKQAGPATDDGPARPLLQYETRDGLVMQVRSPAPASRRHPLADGSLVRVRYDPDDPRELLLQGRERTTLEYVLVGAGAAFILLGAGLLLG from the coding sequence ATGCCGGACGCAGCCGTCGCCACGGTCGCCGGATTCACGGTGGTGAGCGGCGCGGTGGCGATGCTGACCGGCATCGCCGGGCTACAGGGAATCCACCGCCTGCGCCGCGTGGGCGTGGAGGCATGGGCGCTGGTCAAGCAGGCCGGCCCAGCCACGGACGATGGGCCCGCACGGCCGCTACTGCAGTACGAAACCCGGGACGGGCTGGTCATGCAGGTCCGTTCGCCCGCGCCCGCGTCCAGACGACATCCCCTGGCCGACGGCAGCCTGGTACGCGTCAGATACGACCCGGACGACCCCCGCGAACTACTGCTCCAGGGACGCGAACGGACAACGCTCGAATACGTGCTGGTCGGCGCCGGCGCCGCCTTCATTCTTCTGGGTGCGGGCCTGCTGCTCGGCTAG
- the kdpF gene encoding K(+)-transporting ATPase subunit F, producing MSVENVVGLVVAVALVGYLVLALIFPEKF from the coding sequence GTGAGCGTCGAAAACGTCGTCGGACTCGTCGTCGCCGTGGCCCTGGTCGGCTACCTGGTGCTGGCCCTGATCTTCCCGGAGAAGTTCTAG
- the kdpA gene encoding potassium-transporting ATPase subunit KdpA: MNDTLAGWLQVLALIAALALSFRPLGDYIAHVLTAPKHLRAETIVYRLGGVDGDADQKWSAYLRSVLAFSAVSVLFLYGFLRLQNHLLLSIGMSAITPGQSFNTAASFVTNTNWQSYSGESAMGHLVQMSGLAVQNFVSAAVGIAVVAALIRGFTRKKTDRVGNFWVDLTRVVLRLLLPLSFLVAIVFVASGMIQNFHGIESISTIAGDHQSLTGGPVASQEAIKELGTNGGGFYNANSSHPFENPNAFTNWLEIYLLLVIGFSLPRTFGKMVGDNRQGYAIVAVMAIIWASSVAIVTANELHSVSSQAGHLAGGMMEGKEQRFGIWASALFAVSTTLTSTGAVNSFHDSFSPGGGGMTIFNMMLGEIAPGGTGSGLYGILILAIIAVFVAGLMVGRTPEYLGKKLGGREMKFASLYILTTPTVVLVGAGLAMALPGERASMLNSGAHGFSEVLYAFTSAGNNNGSAFAGIGVNTDWYNTALGLAMLFGRFLPMVFVLALAGSLASQQPVPVTAGTLPTHRPLFVGLLTGVILIVVGLTYFPALALGPLAEGLS, encoded by the coding sequence GTGAACGACACTCTTGCGGGCTGGCTGCAGGTCCTCGCGCTGATCGCCGCGCTGGCCTTGTCCTTCCGGCCGTTGGGCGACTACATCGCCCACGTCCTCACCGCGCCGAAGCACCTGCGCGCTGAGACGATCGTCTACCGGCTGGGTGGTGTGGACGGTGACGCGGACCAGAAGTGGTCGGCGTATCTGCGCAGTGTGCTGGCGTTCTCGGCCGTCTCGGTGCTGTTCCTGTACGGGTTCCTGCGGCTGCAGAACCACCTGCTGCTGTCGATCGGCATGTCGGCGATCACGCCGGGCCAGTCGTTCAACACAGCGGCGTCGTTCGTGACCAACACCAACTGGCAGTCGTATTCGGGTGAGTCGGCGATGGGTCATCTGGTGCAGATGTCCGGCCTGGCGGTGCAGAACTTCGTGTCCGCCGCTGTCGGTATCGCGGTGGTGGCCGCTTTGATCCGGGGCTTCACGCGGAAGAAGACCGACCGGGTCGGCAACTTCTGGGTGGATCTGACCCGGGTGGTGCTGCGGCTGCTGCTGCCGCTGTCGTTCCTGGTCGCGATCGTGTTTGTCGCGAGCGGGATGATCCAGAACTTCCACGGCATCGAGTCGATCTCGACGATCGCCGGGGACCATCAGAGCCTGACGGGTGGGCCGGTGGCCTCGCAGGAGGCGATCAAGGAGCTGGGCACCAACGGCGGCGGCTTCTACAACGCCAACTCCTCCCATCCCTTCGAGAACCCCAACGCCTTCACCAACTGGCTGGAGATCTACCTGCTGCTGGTGATCGGGTTCTCGCTGCCGCGGACCTTCGGCAAGATGGTGGGTGACAACCGCCAGGGCTACGCGATCGTCGCGGTGATGGCGATCATCTGGGCGTCGTCGGTGGCCATCGTCACGGCGAACGAGTTGCACAGCGTGAGCAGCCAGGCCGGTCATCTGGCCGGCGGCATGATGGAGGGCAAGGAGCAGCGTTTCGGGATCTGGGCTTCGGCGCTGTTCGCGGTGTCGACGACGCTGACCTCGACGGGTGCGGTGAACTCCTTCCATGACTCGTTCTCGCCGGGTGGTGGCGGGATGACGATCTTCAACATGATGCTGGGCGAGATCGCGCCCGGTGGCACCGGTTCCGGCTTGTACGGGATTCTGATCCTGGCGATCATCGCGGTGTTTGTGGCGGGTCTGATGGTTGGGCGGACGCCGGAGTACCTGGGTAAGAAGCTTGGCGGCCGGGAGATGAAGTTCGCCTCGCTGTACATCCTGACCACGCCGACCGTGGTGCTGGTCGGTGCGGGTCTGGCGATGGCGCTGCCGGGTGAGCGGGCGTCGATGCTCAACAGTGGGGCGCACGGTTTCTCCGAGGTGCTGTACGCGTTCACCTCGGCGGGCAACAACAACGGTTCGGCGTTCGCGGGTATCGGCGTGAACACCGACTGGTACAACACCGCGTTGGGGCTGGCGATGCTGTTCGGCCGGTTCCTGCCGATGGTGTTCGTGCTGGCTTTGGCGGGGTCGTTGGCTTCGCAGCAGCCGGTGCCGGTGACCGCGGGCACGCTGCCCACCCACCGTCCCTTGTTCGTCGGTCTGCTGACCGGCGTGATTCTCATCGTTGTCGGCCTCACCTATTTCCCCGCTCTCGCGCTGGGGCCGCTCGCGGAAGGCCTGTCCTGA
- a CDS encoding SDR family NAD(P)-dependent oxidoreductase yields MSSSALLPVLPRTALVTGATSGIGWETARLLAEQGCTVIVHAPDTESGHHALERLVAAGTDRARLRLAVADFARLDDVRALASMVGAAHPVLDVLVNNAAVAAPERHTLTADGHELSFQVNFLAAYLLTHTLTGPLTARPGSRVVNVSSSMHRTASISWNDLNRERRYSRHAAYAQSQLALTVFARATAPTGCTTVSVHPGICETTLLPLYAHEGEPATEGAARVVRLCDPATELVPGGYYDRTALSPAAPVATEERTVRRLCKIADRLVAA; encoded by the coding sequence ATGTCCTCTTCCGCTCTGCTTCCCGTACTCCCGCGGACCGCCCTGGTGACCGGGGCGACGTCCGGCATCGGTTGGGAGACCGCCCGCCTGCTCGCCGAACAGGGCTGCACCGTCATCGTCCACGCCCCCGACACCGAGTCCGGCCACCACGCTCTGGAGCGGCTGGTGGCCGCCGGGACCGACAGGGCCCGGCTACGGCTCGCGGTAGCCGACTTCGCACGGCTCGACGACGTCCGGGCACTGGCGAGCATGGTGGGCGCGGCCCACCCGGTGCTGGACGTCCTGGTCAACAACGCCGCCGTCGCCGCCCCGGAACGGCACACCCTCACCGCCGACGGCCACGAGCTCTCCTTCCAGGTCAACTTCCTGGCCGCCTACCTACTCACCCACACCCTGACCGGACCGCTGACAGCACGGCCCGGCAGCCGGGTGGTCAACGTCTCCTCCTCGATGCACCGCACCGCCTCCATCTCCTGGAACGACCTCAACCGCGAGCGCCGCTACTCCCGCCACGCCGCCTACGCCCAGTCGCAGCTCGCCCTCACCGTCTTCGCCCGCGCCACCGCCCCCACCGGCTGTACCACCGTCAGCGTCCACCCCGGCATCTGCGAGACCACGCTCCTGCCGCTGTACGCGCACGAGGGCGAGCCCGCAACCGAAGGCGCCGCCCGCGTGGTTCGGCTCTGCGACCCGGCGACCGAACTGGTCCCCGGCGGCTACTATGACCGCACCGCGCTCTCCCCGGCCGCGCCCGTCGCGACGGAGGAACGCACCGTACGCCGCCTGTGCAAGATCGCCGACCGGCTCGTCGCCGCCTGA
- a CDS encoding ATP-binding protein, translating to MERGQLRIYLGAAPGVVLLTASTHADRVELRIIGHGPATTDADTGAGLGLTLARALADAMGATLVPEDTPGGGLTMTLSLPAAAPPAPPLGDADDETAHPAVVSRVADWRTRR from the coding sequence ATGGAGCGCGGGCAGCTGCGTATCTATCTGGGCGCGGCCCCCGGGGTTGTCCTGCTGACCGCGAGCACCCACGCCGACCGGGTCGAGCTCCGGATCATCGGCCACGGCCCGGCCACCACGGACGCCGACACCGGCGCGGGGCTCGGCCTCACCCTCGCCCGCGCGCTCGCCGACGCCATGGGCGCGACCCTCGTGCCCGAGGACACTCCCGGCGGCGGCCTCACGATGACCCTCAGCCTGCCCGCCGCCGCACCACCCGCCCCGCCGCTCGGCGACGCCGACGACGAGACCGCCCACCCGGCGGTCGTCAGCCGCGTCGCCGACTGGCGTACCCGGCGCTAA
- a CDS encoding DUF4118 domain-containing protein, translating to MLYRLTRDRTAIVAAVVAPLAVAAVLVPFRGSFSNTNAALVLVVVVVAVAAIGNRLAGALAALSAAVWFDFFLTVPYERFTITRSADVTTAVLLLAVGLAVSQLAARARRLQIIAITDAGYLSQIRDTAELAQSSTGPDAVVDQVRHQLTGLLQLSGCRFEYGSLLGHPPRLEQDGTVVSGRTRWDVDRLGLPDEEVELRAFAGGRFLGRFMMRPAPGAAPSLQARLVAVTLANQVGVALSTSSR from the coding sequence ATGCTTTACCGCCTTACACGGGACAGGACCGCGATCGTCGCGGCCGTCGTGGCCCCGCTCGCCGTCGCCGCCGTGCTGGTCCCGTTCCGCGGCAGCTTCTCGAACACGAACGCGGCTCTGGTCCTCGTGGTGGTCGTGGTCGCGGTGGCCGCCATCGGCAATCGCCTCGCCGGGGCGCTCGCGGCCCTGTCCGCCGCCGTCTGGTTCGACTTCTTCCTGACCGTGCCGTACGAACGGTTCACCATCACCCGGTCCGCCGATGTCACCACGGCCGTCCTGCTGCTTGCCGTCGGCCTGGCCGTCTCGCAGCTGGCCGCCCGCGCCCGGCGCCTTCAGATCATCGCCATCACCGACGCCGGCTACCTGTCCCAGATCCGCGACACCGCCGAGCTGGCCCAGTCCTCCACCGGCCCCGACGCCGTCGTCGACCAGGTACGCCATCAGCTGACCGGGCTGCTCCAGCTCAGCGGCTGCCGCTTCGAGTACGGGAGCCTGCTGGGCCATCCGCCGCGCCTGGAACAGGACGGCACCGTGGTCTCCGGGCGCACCCGCTGGGACGTCGACCGGCTCGGACTGCCGGACGAGGAGGTCGAGCTGCGCGCGTTCGCAGGCGGCCGCTTCCTCGGACGCTTCATGATGCGACCCGCACCCGGCGCCGCCCCGTCCCTGCAGGCACGGCTCGTCGCGGTGACCCTCGCGAATCAGGTGGGTGTCGCGCTCAGTACCAGCAGCCGGTAG
- a CDS encoding Na+/H+ antiporter has translation MSDLTAVLLLVVLATAVATGARHWRIPAPSLLVIAGIGVGLLPWVMDFRVSPQVINLVVLPPLLYASAEEISWSELRRVWRPVTVLAFGLVLASAAAVGAVAAAITPLSGAMALVLGAVLASTDPVAVTALGRRLALPPRIQMMVQAESLFNDATSLVLFKVAVGMAVAGGALSGGTAAAEFVVLGGGGALVGAAVAGVVALIRRRTEDPVLETVIALVTPYAAYVLAEDVHASGVTAVVVAGVVLGGQSHRLTNAPIRLQVHAVYDTVVFLLESVVFALIGLELPSLIHDLGSQGRMWPLQALAVAGVLLTVRMLWVFPLSAAMQRRRGEGPISWRVPAVLSWAGTRGVLPLAAALSIPLTADDGSPLPQRELVLVLTTAVVVFTLVLQGFTLAPVVRRSGIALEPASTVREEANAQDSLARAGLTHLEQLADLEAAPEVVVDQLRRVLQARIDHAQARANGAGEADKAADPADSTATAYRAMRRALIEVESAELQRLYDEHRISDTTRRRIQRALDQEDVGLGK, from the coding sequence GTGAGCGACCTGACCGCAGTACTGCTCCTGGTGGTGTTGGCCACGGCTGTGGCGACGGGGGCCCGGCATTGGCGTATCCCGGCGCCGTCCTTGCTGGTGATAGCCGGTATCGGGGTGGGTCTGCTGCCCTGGGTGATGGATTTCCGGGTGTCGCCGCAGGTGATCAATCTGGTGGTGCTGCCGCCGCTGCTGTACGCCTCGGCGGAGGAGATCTCCTGGAGTGAGCTGCGGCGGGTGTGGCGGCCGGTCACGGTGCTCGCGTTCGGGCTGGTCCTTGCCTCGGCGGCTGCCGTCGGTGCGGTGGCGGCGGCGATCACTCCGCTGTCGGGGGCGATGGCTTTGGTGCTGGGTGCGGTGCTGGCCAGTACGGACCCGGTGGCGGTGACGGCGCTGGGGCGGCGGCTGGCTCTGCCGCCGCGTATCCAGATGATGGTGCAGGCCGAGAGCCTGTTCAATGACGCCACGAGCCTGGTGCTGTTCAAGGTCGCGGTGGGTATGGCCGTGGCCGGCGGGGCGCTGTCGGGGGGCACGGCCGCGGCGGAGTTCGTGGTTCTGGGCGGCGGCGGGGCACTGGTGGGCGCGGCGGTGGCCGGGGTGGTGGCGCTGATCCGGCGGCGAACCGAGGATCCGGTGCTGGAGACGGTGATCGCCCTGGTCACGCCGTACGCGGCGTATGTTCTGGCCGAGGACGTGCACGCTTCCGGGGTGACGGCGGTGGTGGTGGCAGGGGTGGTGCTGGGCGGGCAGAGCCACCGGCTGACCAATGCGCCGATCCGCCTCCAGGTGCACGCGGTCTACGACACCGTGGTCTTTCTGCTGGAGAGTGTGGTTTTCGCCCTGATCGGCCTGGAGCTGCCTTCGCTGATCCATGATCTGGGGTCCCAGGGACGGATGTGGCCGCTGCAGGCGCTGGCGGTGGCCGGGGTGCTGCTGACGGTTCGGATGCTGTGGGTCTTCCCGCTGTCCGCCGCCATGCAGCGCCGACGCGGCGAGGGCCCGATCTCATGGCGGGTGCCGGCGGTGTTGTCCTGGGCCGGTACGCGTGGCGTTCTGCCGCTGGCGGCGGCCCTGTCGATTCCGCTCACCGCCGACGACGGCTCGCCGCTGCCACAGCGGGAGCTGGTGCTGGTGCTGACCACCGCGGTCGTCGTCTTCACTCTCGTCCTCCAGGGGTTCACGCTGGCGCCCGTGGTCCGCCGTTCCGGCATCGCCCTGGAGCCGGCCAGCACCGTCCGTGAAGAGGCCAACGCCCAGGACAGCCTGGCCCGTGCCGGGCTCACGCACCTGGAGCAGCTCGCCGACCTGGAGGCCGCGCCCGAGGTCGTCGTGGACCAGTTGCGCCGCGTGCTGCAGGCCCGCATCGACCACGCCCAGGCCCGGGCGAACGGGGCGGGCGAGGCGGACAAGGCGGCTGACCCGGCGGACTCCACTGCCACCGCCTACCGCGCGATGCGGCGGGCCCTGATCGAGGTGGAGTCCGCCGAGCTGCAACGGCTCTACGACGAGCACCGGATCAGCGACACCACGCGCCGGCGCATCCAGCGTGCCCTGGACCAGGAGGACGTCGGTCTCGGGAAGTAG
- a CDS encoding universal stress protein translates to MVAAMDDSGTRRIVVGVSGSLGSLAALHRAVDQARQSGAEVLAVLAWEPVGGEFAYRRAPLPPLLAEGRRLAAEPLVTALDTALGWGWSEHRLDARIIRGAPGRVLVETADREDDLLVVGAGRRGLLRRALHRSTSRYCLAYATCPVLAVPPSSLQRDLAALHRRNTWRLPFQLRRLREDAPGPQRG, encoded by the coding sequence GTGGTAGCAGCCATGGACGACAGCGGCACCCGGCGCATCGTGGTGGGCGTGAGCGGTTCGCTGGGCAGCCTTGCCGCGCTGCACCGCGCGGTGGACCAGGCCCGGCAGAGCGGCGCCGAAGTGCTGGCCGTACTGGCCTGGGAGCCAGTGGGCGGCGAGTTCGCCTACCGTCGTGCCCCGCTTCCGCCGCTGCTGGCGGAAGGCCGCCGCCTGGCCGCGGAGCCGCTTGTCACCGCACTGGACACGGCGCTCGGCTGGGGCTGGAGCGAGCACCGGCTGGACGCCCGGATCATCCGCGGAGCGCCGGGCCGGGTGCTGGTGGAGACGGCCGACCGGGAAGACGACCTGCTCGTGGTCGGCGCCGGCCGACGGGGCCTGCTGCGCAGAGCGTTGCACCGCTCCACCAGCCGCTACTGCCTGGCGTACGCGACGTGCCCGGTGCTGGCAGTGCCGCCGTCCTCGTTGCAACGTGACCTGGCGGCACTGCACCGCCGCAACACCTGGCGGCTGCCGTTCCAGCTCCGGCGGCTTCGTGAGGACGCCCCCGGACCGCAGCGCGGCTGA